The genomic interval CGTCGTAGTCCTCGGTCAGCGTCTCCTCGGCGGGGATGTACTTGACCTCGACGTCGCGGCGGTCGCGCTCGACCAAGTCGACCGTAAGCCCCTCCTCGCGGAAGTAGCCTCGTTCGGCCGCCACCTTCTGGGGCAGCATGAACGAGAACGGGAGGTGGAACAACCGTATCGGTTGCTGTGCTAACATACACCACCACCCACCACGAAAGGGGGTAAAAGGTTTTCCAGGATACATTTATAAGCGAAGGTGTGGCAGCTGTTGGCTGTCACCATGGAGAAGCTATCGACGACCCGCGCGGCGTTCGAGGAAGTCGCCGACGGCGTGCATCTGGCGAACCTGGCCACCGGCGAGCGGGCTGGAATGGTCTACTGGCGGATCGAATCCGGCGCGACCCTGCCGTCGCACACTCACGCGAACGAACAGATCGGATACGTTATCGACGGTGAACTTACCGCGATCGTCGAGGGCGAGGAACACGAACTCGCGCCTGGCGACGCGTACATGTTTCGCAGCGGCGAGCGCCACGGCGCGGAGAACAGGAGCGACGCGGACGCGCTCGGCATCGGCGTGCTCGCGCCGCCGCGAGAGGAGCCCGATTGGCGTCAAACGCCCGCTCGCTCGCGGGCCGGCGACGACTAAGGCTCACCGTCGCCGCGCCGACGCGCGACGAACCCGAACGGCGGGGTTCCGTCCCAGCGTCAGCGCGGTCACGCCTCGATTTCGAGCTCGTCGAGCGTGGCCGCCGGCACGGTGCCGTCCCGGTTCCACCCCCGACGACGGTAGTACTCGTCCAGCGCGTCCGCGAGCCCCTCGATCTCGTAGGGCAGATCGTCGTCGTCCGCGCGGTCGAACCCGCGCCTGGCGTTGAAGTCGCGCTCGAGGGTGACGATCCGCTCGCCCAGCCGTTGGAGCGCCTCGTCCGTCGTCTCGAGTAGCTCGGGGAGCCGGTCGTCTGCGGCCGTCGTCCGCGAGAACTTACAGAGGATCGCGCTGTCGAGGGCCGCCTTCGTATTCTCGGTCCGGACCAGGCGATCGATCTTGCCGTCGACGCCGTCCGGCGGCAGGGCCTTTTCCTGGTCGACCATCGGGTACTCGTAGACGTAGAGGCTCCCGTAGAGGTGGTCGGCGCCGCGGTTGGACGTCGCGTAGGCGAGCGCCTGGCCGTTGAGCCGCCGGCCGTCGTGGGCCGGGAACGCGACGTCCTTCATCGACCAGTCGGGGACGCCGAGGTCGTCGTGACAGCGGGCGACGCCCTCCGCGAGCAGGTCGCCGACGCCCTCGCGGTGGGCGATCTTCTCGATCAGATCGCGGACCA from Natrinema salifodinae carries:
- a CDS encoding cupin domain-containing protein, with amino-acid sequence MEKLSTTRAAFEEVADGVHLANLATGERAGMVYWRIESGATLPSHTHANEQIGYVIDGELTAIVEGEEHELAPGDAYMFRSGERHGAENRSDADALGIGVLAPPREEPDWRQTPARSRAGDD